From a region of the Arachis ipaensis cultivar K30076 chromosome B09, Araip1.1, whole genome shotgun sequence genome:
- the LOC107615673 gene encoding uncharacterized protein LOC107615673 translates to MSTNAFPSDTMTNPRGKCKAITLRSGKVVKEASSSHNLQEEEATNDSEIKEGEEMHIPSPPKQVLKPYLPKVPYPQRLRKDGKDSQFSRFLEVFKKLQINIPFAEALEQMPLYAKFLKELMTKKRNWGKKETVVLTEEYSINLISLAMMKRMRIEEAKLTRMALQLADRTFKFPHRVVEDFLVKVGEFIFPADFVVLDMEEEANTSIILGRPFLATAGAIIDVQKGELVLRLHEKKIVFNVFTAISYPKEFIGECMMVDTMEKLIQGVLEEDQCEDAMEQEQQTSYGELPQEIIEGSIMLDKTNKEKVEEPKLELKTLPPSLKYAYLGSNDTYPVIINSSLNEEQEEELIKVLRQHKDAIG, encoded by the exons ATGTCTACAAATGCATTTCCCAGTGATACCATGACCAACCCAAGAGGgaaatgcaaggccatcacactaagaagtgggaaggtggTGAAGGAGGCATCCTCCAGCCACAACTTACAAGAAGAAGAGGCTACAAATGACTCAGAAATAAAGGAGGGAGAAGAGATGCATATTCCATCTCCACCAAAGCAAGTCTTGAAGCCCTATCTACCAAAAGTACCCTATCCACAAAGGCTGAGAAAAGATGGGAAAGATAGCCAGTTTTCTAGATTCTTAGAGGTCTTTAAGAAGCTTCAAATTAACATACCTTTTGCTGAGGcactagagcaaatgccactctatgccaagttcctAAAAGAGCTCATGACTAAGAAAAGAAATTGGGGAAAAAAGGAAACTGTGGTGCTCAcggaggaat ATAGCATCAACCTTATATCCTTGGCCATGATGAAGAGAATGAGAATTGAAGAGGCCAAACTAACAAGAATGGCACTTCAACTAGCTGATAGGACATTCAAGTTTCCCCATAGAGTAGTAGAGGACTTTTTAGTTAAGGTGGGAGAGTTCATCTTTCCAGCTGATTTTGTAGTGcttgacatggaagaagaggctaaTACATCAATCATACTAGGGAGACCATTCTTGGCAACAGCTGGGGCTataattgatgtgcaaaagggagAGTTAGTCTTAAGGCTGCATGAAAAAAAGATAGTGTTCAATGTTTTCACTGCAATAAGCTACCCAAAGGAGTTTATTggagaatgcatgatggtagaCACAATGGAGAAGCTGATTCAAGGAGTCCTAGAAGAAGATCAATGTGAAGATGCAATGGAGCAAGAGCAACAAACATCATATGGTGAACTGCCACAAGAAATCATAGAAGGCTCAATCATGCTAGACAAGACGAACAAAGAAAAAGTGGAAGAACCAAAGCTGGAGTTGAAAACCCTGCCCCCAAGCTTGAAGTATGCTTACTTGGGGAGCAATGACACATATCCAGTAATCATCAACTCAAGCTTGAAtgaagaacaagaagaggagcttatcaaAGTGTTAaggcaacacaaggatgccattggGTGA
- the LOC107615674 gene encoding uncharacterized protein K02A2.6-like, which translates to MELELFDIWGIEFMGPFPPSYSNNYILVAVDYVSKWVEAIATSTNDQKVVINFLRKNIFSRFGIPRALISDGGTHFCNKQLEILLLKYGVKHKVATPYHPQTNGQAEISNRKLKRILEKTVGNSRKDWSKKLDDALWAYRIAFKIPIGKLKSRLSGPFTIIKVSPYGHVELMDDKTQKTFTVNGHRLKHYLGDSLDEQRVNYNLN; encoded by the exons ATGGAGTTGGAGTTGTTTGATATTTGGGGGATTGaattcatgggacctttcccaccctcataCTCTAACAATTATATATTGGTGGCTGTGgactatgtgtccaaatgggtggaagccatagcaacATCAACAAATGACCAGAAAGTAGTGATCAATTTTTTGAGGAAGAACATATTTAGTCGGTTTGGGATTCCAAGAGCTCTTATAAGTGATGGGGGaactcacttttgcaacaagcaATTAGAGATACTCCTCCTCAAATATGGTGTTAAGCACAAAGTAGCAACCCCAtaccatccacaaaccaatggtcaAGCTGAAATTTCAAATAGAAAGCTCAAGAGAATCCTTGAGAAAACTGTTGGGAACTCAAGAAAAGATTGGtccaagaagctagatgatgcattGTGGGCTTATAGAATAGCTTTTAAAATACCTATTg GGAAGCTGAAGTCAAGATTGTCTGGACCGTTCACAATCATCAAGGTTTCTccttatggtcatgtggagctcatggatGACAAAACACAGAAGACTTTCACTGTCAATGGCCACAGACTTAAGCACTACTTGGGGGACTCATTGGATGAGCAAAGAGTGAACTATAACCTCAACTGA